The Streptomyces sp. NBC_00335 DNA window CTCGTCGCCTCCGCCGGCAACGGCGGCAAGTCGGGGGACCGGGTCTCGTACCCGGCCGCCTACCCCGGGGTCATCGCCGTCACGGCCGTCGACCGCAAGAACAAGAAGGCGTCCTTCTCCACCCGCAGCTGGTACGCGACCGTCAGCGCCCCGGGCGTTGGCGTGGTCATCGCCGACCCCGACCGCTCCTACTACGAGGGCTGGGGCACCAGTGCCGCCGCCGCCTTCGTCTCCGGCGCGGTCGCCCTGGTCAAGGCCGCACACCCCGACCTGTCCCCGGCCCAGATCAAGAACCTGCTGGAGGACACCGCCTCCGGTTCCCCGCCCGGCGGCCGCGACGACTCCCGCGGCTTCGGCCTGGTGGATCCCGTCGCCGCCCTCCAAGCCGCCGACGGGATGCCCCCCGAGCCGGTGCTGCCCCAACCCGTCGCGGCCGGGAGCCCCTACTTCGGCCCCGGCCCCGACCCGGTGCCGGGCCCCGGGCTCCGGGACCGCTTCGGAGCCCCGGCGGGCGTGGCCGCGGGGCTGGCACTGCTCGTGGCGGGCGGCGTACTGGCCCGGCGGCCCCGGGCCGGACGGCAGGATCCCGACGCGGGATAGGCTCGGGGAACTGTGGCGAACAAAAACATTCCCGACCCCGGTTTCTCCGACGACGACGGCTCCGCCGACCCCCGGCTGAGTGCGGCCCTGGCCGCCTGGGCCGAGGACAGAGCCGAGGAGCCCCAGGTGCTGGCGGCCCTCAAGGACGCCCGCCTGCTGGTTCCCGTGGTCGCGGTCCTCGGCGAGGTCGAGACCGACCCCGAGACCGGACTGAGGCGCGAGAAGACCAGCGACATGGCCGTCCCCACCCTGCGGGCGGGGGACCGGCGGGCCCTGCCCGCCTTCACCTCCATCGCCTCGCTGGCCCTGTGGGACCCGGCCGCCCGCCCGGTGGCGGTGCCGCTGCACCAGGCGCTGGCCGCCGCCGCGCACGAGAAGGCCGACACCATCGTCCTGGACCTGTCCGGACCGGTCCCGTACCAGCTCGCGGGCCCCGCGCTGCTGGCGCTCGCCGAGGGCCGCACGGACGCGGGCCCGCTCGCCGACCCCGCCGTACGCGAGGCCGTACGGGCCGTCGTGGCCGCCGAGCCGGCCGTACTCGCCGCCCACCTCGGCCCGGGCGGCGCGGACGCCGACGGAACCCTGGCGATCGTGCTGGCCGCCGGTCCGCAGGCCGCCGCGGCGGCCCGCCGGGTGGCCGGGGCCCTGGCGGCCGACGAGACCCTGCGCGCACGCCTCGTGGGCGGGCTGGACCTGGCGCTGCTCCCGGAGGGGGCCCCGGTCCCGCCGGGCGAGCCGCTCTTCGCGCGCTGAACGACCCGGAACGCCGAAGGGCCCGACCACACCTGAACGTTGAGGTGTGGTCGGGCCCTTCGGCGTGGTGGCGCCGCGGTGAAGCGTTGCCCCGGTTACGCGTACACGGGACCCGTGAACTTCTCGCCCGGGCCCTGCCCCGGCTCGTCCTGCACCAGCGAGGCCTCGCGGAAGGCCAGCTGGAGGGACTTCAGGCCGTCGCGCAGCGGGGCGGCGTGGAAGGAGCTGATCTCGGTGGCGCTCGCGGTGACCAGCCCGGCCAGGGCGGTGATCAGCTTGCGGGCCTCGTCGAGGTCCTTGTATTCGGAGTCCGGCTTGTCCAGGCCCAGGTTGACCGCTGCCGCACTGAGCAGGTGGACGGCCACCGTGGTGATGACCTCGACGGCCGGCACGTCCGCGATGTCGCGGGTCAGGTCGTCGTAGTCGGGAGCGGCCGGGGATGCAGAGGTGGAACCGGAGGGCGTCGCGTCAGTCATGTGCCCCACGATATGCCGTGCGGCGGGCTTGCAACGCGGGTGCTAGTATGTACTTCGACCGGCCGGACACTTATGTGCCCGGCCCACAAGTGGAGGCTCCGATTCTCCCACCCAGCCGCCCTCACGGGAGGCGGGTCACCGGTCTGGTGGTATCCATCGTTCCGTACGGACGATGGAAAGCTGCCCGATTTTGCGCCCCGCGGTTCGCACGCGACGGTGCTCCGGTTGTATTGGAGCCCTCGTCTGTGCCCGGCGGGGCTTTTTTCATTCCCCGCCGCGGTCGGTCTGACGGAAAAACGTCAGCGGCTGTCCTCCAGGCAGCCGTGTGGTGCTACCGAGGAGGATCCATCAGCACCGAGCCCCGCATCAACGACCGGATTCGCGTTCCCGAGGTACGACTCGTCGGCCCGAGTGGCGAGCAGGTCGGCATCGTGCCGCTTGCCAAGGCGCTCGAGCTCGCGCAGGAGTACGACCTCGACCTGGTCGAGGTCGCGGCGTCCGCACGCCCGCCGGTCTGCAAGCTCATGGACTACGGCAAGTTCAAGTACGAGTCGGCCATGAAGGCCCGTGAGGCGCGCAAGAACCAGGCGCACACGGTCATCAAGGAAATGAAGCTCCGGCCGAAGATCGACCCGCACGACTATGACACCAAGAAGGGTCACGTCGTTCGGTTCCTCAAGCAGGGCGACAAGGTCAAGATCACGATCATGTTCCGTGGTCGCGAGCAGTCCAGGCCGGAACTCGGCTACCGACTGCTGCAGCGTCTGGCTTCGGACGTCGAGGACCTCGGGTTCATCGAGTCGAACCCGAAGCAGGACGGCCGAAACATGATCATGGTTCTCGGTCCGCACAAGAAGAAGACCGAGGCGATGGCCGAAGCCCGCGAGGCGCAGGCCGCCCGCAAGGCCGAGCGCCAGGGTGCTGTGGCCAGCGACGAGAGTGGTGACGAGGCCCTGGCCGCCGACGCCGCGCTCGAGGCGGAGAACGCTGCACTCGAAGCCGAGGACGTGGACGTCGACGTGGAGGACGCTTCCGACGAAGCGGCCGACGCGACCGACGCGGCCGAGGCCGGCACCGACGAGGCAGCCGCCTCGGACGAGGCCTCTGCCCAGGCCTGATTCCGAGGCAGCCCGTCTCGGATCACCGATACAACATGACGCTCCCGTGAGCCGGCCCCCCACCAGGGCCGGTGGGGGCGCCACCGACGAGGAGATAACGGCGCCATGCCGAAGAACAAGACGCACTCCGGGACCAAGAAGCGCTTCAAGATCACCGGCTCCGGCAAGGTGCTCCGCGAGCGCGCCGGCAAGCGCCACCTGCTCGAGCACAAGTCGTCCCGTGTCACCCGCCGCCTGACCGGCACCGCGGAGATGGCCCCCGGCGACGCCAAGAAGATCAAGAAGCTTCTCGGCAAGTGACGTCCTCCGCTCCCCTTCCGGGAGCGGGAGCACGTCAAGACCGGGACCCCATCGAATTCGGGCCGTGTGAACACTTCCACGGCCCCGCTACAAGGAGTACACAGTGGCACGCGTCAAGCGGGCAGTAAACGCGCACAAGAAGCGTCGGGCAATCCTCGAGGCGGCGAAGGGTTACCGCGGTCAGCGTTCGCGCCTGTACCGCAAGGCCAAGGAGCAGGTCACCCACTCCCTGGTCTACAACTTCAACGACCGCAAGAAGCGCAAGGGCGACTTCCGTCGTCTCTGGATCCAGCGCATCAACGCGGCTGCCCGTCAGAACGGCATGACGTACAACCGCCTCATCCAGGGTCTGAACGCCGCCAACATCGAGGTGGACCGCAAGATCCTCGCCGAGCTGGCCGTCAACGACGCCAACGCGTTCGCCGCGCTGGTCGAGGTCGCGCAGAAGGCCCTCCCGGCCGACGTCAACGCCCCGAAGGTCGCTGCCTAAGCAGCACGCCCTCAAGGCTGCAGTAACTTGCCCGGACCCGCAGGCCTCGCGCCTGCGGGTCCGGTGCGTTGAGCACCGAGTTCGACCGAGTTCCACCCGCTGTACGTACGGAAGCGAGCCGACCGCCATGGGCACCCCCGCCGAGCTGATCTCCCCCCGGTCCACCCGGGTGGCCGCCGCCAGGCGACTGGCGCGACGCAATTTCCGCACCAAGGAGCGCCGCTTCATCGCCGAGGGCCCGCAGGCCGTGCGCGAGGCCGTGGAGCACCGCGGCGCCGGCGGCGAGTCCACGCTGATCGAGCTGTTCGCGACCGTGGAGGCCGCCGAGCGCTACGCCGACATCGTCGACGCCGCGTACGCCGCCGGGGCCCGGGTCCACTACGCCTCCGACGAGGTGCTCGCGGAGGTCTCGCAGACCGTCACCCCGCAGGGCCTGGTCGGCGTCTGCCACTTCCTGGACTCCCCGTTCGAGGAGATCCTCAAGGCCCGGCCCAAGCTCGTCGCCGTCCTCGCGCACGTCCGCGACCCCGGCAACGCCGGTACGGTGCTGCGCTGCGCGGACGCCGCCGGAGCCGACGCGGTCGTGCTGACCGACGCCTCCGTGGACCTGTACAACCCCAAGTCGGTACGCGCCTCCGTGGGCTCCCTCTTCCACCTTCCGGTGGCCGTCGGCGTGCCCGTGGAACAGGCCGTCGAAGGGCTGCGCGCGGCCGGCGTGCGGATCCTGGCCGCCGACGGGGCCGGTACGGACGACCTCGACGCCGAGCTCGACGCGGGCACCATGGGCACCCCCTCGGCCTGGATCTTCGGCAACGAGGCCTGGGGCCTGCCCGAGGAGACCAGGGCGCTCGCCGACGCGGTCGTACGGGTCCCGATCCACGGAAAGGCCGAGAGCCTGAACCTCGCCACGGCCGCCGCGGTGTGCCTGTACGCCTCCGCGCGTGCACAGCGGGCGCCCGGAGGGTGCCGCTCCGTGACCCCCAGCTAGTAATGTGGCGGCCCGGGGGGCCCACTGTGCTACTCGGAGATGTGGGGTACGGGGACATGACCGTCGGTACGAACAGCTCGCCAGGTGCCGCCAAGGCGGCCGGCGCACCGGTCCTGGCGACCGTGTCCCAGCTGGCCGCGCCCGCCGCCCGGGTGCCGGTGCAGCATCCCCAGGCGGCTTCCGCCGCCACCGCCCCGCCCGCGCGGGCCCTGCCCGCGCCCGCGAGCCCCGTAGGCCCCGCCGCAGAGGGGCCGGACGCGCCGGAGGACTCCGACGGGCACGGCGAGTACGCCGCGCTCGGGATCGACCCCGACGACCTGCCCGACGGGCTGGTGATCGCGGACGCCACCGGCCGGGTCATCTGCTTCAACTCCGCGGCGGCCCGGATCACCGCCCTCGTGGCGGGCGAGGCCCTGGGCCTGGAGATCGAGCGCGCACTCCCTCTGGAGGACCTCGAAGGCCGCCGCTGGTGGGCGCTGACCGACCCCTACGGAGGCCTCGCCACCCGGCGCGGACAGCCCGAGCGCAACCTGCTGCTCCCCGGCGGCCGCGAGGTGCTCGTCTCCGCCCGCTACGTGCGCACCCACCCCAAGGGCCCGGTGCGCCGGCTCGTGGTGACCCTGCGCGGCACCGAGGCCCGGCGGCGCACCGAGCGCAGCCACGCCGAGCTGATCGCCACCGTCGCGCACGAGTTGCGCTCCCCGCTCACCTCCGTGAAGGGGTTCACGGCGACCCTGCTCGCCAAGTGGGAGCGGTTCACGGACGACCAGAAGCGCTTGATGCTGGAGACGGTCGACGCCGACGCGAACCGCGTCACCCGGCTCATCGCCGAGCTCCTGGACATCTCCCGCATCGACTCGGGCCGTCTGGAGGTCCGCCGCCAGCCGGTCGACATCTCCACCGCCGTGGGCCGCCACGTCCAGGCGCTCACCGCGAACGGACAGGCCCCGGAGCGGTTCCTGGTCAGCGTGAGCCGACCGCTGCCCGACTTGTGGGCGGACCCGGACAAAATTGACCAGATCCTCGGCAACCTGCTCGAAAATGCGGTGCGGCACGGCGACGGAACCGTCACCATCGACGTGACGCCGACCAGCTTCGCGAATGCCGCGGGGAAGACCGAGAAGGGAACCGCCGTCACCGTGACCGATGAAGGCCCTGGTATCCCCGAGGAGTCGATGGGCC harbors:
- the infC gene encoding translation initiation factor IF-3, with protein sequence MWCYRGGSISTEPRINDRIRVPEVRLVGPSGEQVGIVPLAKALELAQEYDLDLVEVAASARPPVCKLMDYGKFKYESAMKAREARKNQAHTVIKEMKLRPKIDPHDYDTKKGHVVRFLKQGDKVKITIMFRGREQSRPELGYRLLQRLASDVEDLGFIESNPKQDGRNMIMVLGPHKKKTEAMAEAREAQAARKAERQGAVASDESGDEALAADAALEAENAALEAEDVDVDVEDASDEAADATDAAEAGTDEAAASDEASAQA
- the rplT gene encoding 50S ribosomal protein L20; the protein is MARVKRAVNAHKKRRAILEAAKGYRGQRSRLYRKAKEQVTHSLVYNFNDRKKRKGDFRRLWIQRINAAARQNGMTYNRLIQGLNAANIEVDRKILAELAVNDANAFAALVEVAQKALPADVNAPKVAA
- a CDS encoding TrmH family RNA methyltransferase; translation: MGTPAELISPRSTRVAAARRLARRNFRTKERRFIAEGPQAVREAVEHRGAGGESTLIELFATVEAAERYADIVDAAYAAGARVHYASDEVLAEVSQTVTPQGLVGVCHFLDSPFEEILKARPKLVAVLAHVRDPGNAGTVLRCADAAGADAVVLTDASVDLYNPKSVRASVGSLFHLPVAVGVPVEQAVEGLRAAGVRILAADGAGTDDLDAELDAGTMGTPSAWIFGNEAWGLPEETRALADAVVRVPIHGKAESLNLATAAAVCLYASARAQRAPGGCRSVTPS
- a CDS encoding sensor histidine kinase, with protein sequence MTVGTNSSPGAAKAAGAPVLATVSQLAAPAARVPVQHPQAASAATAPPARALPAPASPVGPAAEGPDAPEDSDGHGEYAALGIDPDDLPDGLVIADATGRVICFNSAAARITALVAGEALGLEIERALPLEDLEGRRWWALTDPYGGLATRRGQPERNLLLPGGREVLVSARYVRTHPKGPVRRLVVTLRGTEARRRTERSHAELIATVAHELRSPLTSVKGFTATLLAKWERFTDDQKRLMLETVDADANRVTRLIAELLDISRIDSGRLEVRRQPVDISTAVGRHVQALTANGQAPERFLVSVSRPLPDLWADPDKIDQILGNLLENAVRHGDGTVTIDVTPTSFANAAGKTEKGTAVTVTDEGPGIPEESMGRVFTRFWRGSKRGGTGLGLYIVKGIVEAHGGTIKVGRGPGGGAEFRFILPVGAPAYLTQ
- a CDS encoding SseB family protein — encoded protein: MANKNIPDPGFSDDDGSADPRLSAALAAWAEDRAEEPQVLAALKDARLLVPVVAVLGEVETDPETGLRREKTSDMAVPTLRAGDRRALPAFTSIASLALWDPAARPVAVPLHQALAAAAHEKADTIVLDLSGPVPYQLAGPALLALAEGRTDAGPLADPAVREAVRAVVAAEPAVLAAHLGPGGADADGTLAIVLAAGPQAAAAARRVAGALAADETLRARLVGGLDLALLPEGAPVPPGEPLFAR
- a CDS encoding DUF1844 domain-containing protein, whose product is MTDATPSGSTSASPAAPDYDDLTRDIADVPAVEVITTVAVHLLSAAAVNLGLDKPDSEYKDLDEARKLITALAGLVTASATEISSFHAAPLRDGLKSLQLAFREASLVQDEPGQGPGEKFTGPVYA
- the mycP gene encoding type VII secretion-associated serine protease mycosin; translation: MTRRALFPAALALGALFAVTAAPPAAADAIRDRQWGLTALRAEEAWGITEGKGVTVAVLDTGVDPTHPDLVGQVLEGTDLVGMGAKRGDRAWARHGTAMAGIIAGHGHGSLRLGGVRGIAPKADILPVRVILEEGDPGRDKARDSKGGALAEGIRWAADHGADVINLSLGDDSSSAHHEAAEDEAVQYALGKGVVLVASAGNGGKSGDRVSYPAAYPGVIAVTAVDRKNKKASFSTRSWYATVSAPGVGVVIADPDRSYYEGWGTSAAAAFVSGAVALVKAAHPDLSPAQIKNLLEDTASGSPPGGRDDSRGFGLVDPVAALQAADGMPPEPVLPQPVAAGSPYFGPGPDPVPGPGLRDRFGAPAGVAAGLALLVAGGVLARRPRAGRQDPDAG
- the rpmI gene encoding 50S ribosomal protein L35; translated protein: MPKNKTHSGTKKRFKITGSGKVLRERAGKRHLLEHKSSRVTRRLTGTAEMAPGDAKKIKKLLGK